The following are encoded together in the Acidobacteriota bacterium genome:
- a CDS encoding CBS domain-containing protein, which yields MGEQDVREQSKAEEIRVFLRHLLKDVRAFERMLEEGRFETGVRRIGAEQELFLVDSLWRPAPIATEVLEAVKDPHFTTELARFNLEFNLDPHVFGGSCLRDMEWQLGELLGRVREAARSCGGDVVMTGILPTLKKTDLEFINMTPNPRYYALNDAMNRLRGGAYEFYLQGLDELHLHHDSILVEAANTSFQVHFQVSPDEFAKLYNAAQAVAGPLLAACANSPMLFGKRLWAETRIGLFQQSIDTRRTTPHLREQTPRVSFGRHWVESSALEIFQEDITRFRALISTDIEDDPFEELESGRAPSLKALRLHNSTVYRWNRVCYGISDGKPHLRIENRILPAGPTPRDEISNAAFWFGLISGVLERYGNISEHMSFDDARSNFLAAARHGIDSQLAWCGRDPAPVDDLLLEEFLPMAREGLETAGLDSENIELYLGVIEERVGARCTGSQWQLQSMADLTDQGPMAERLSAITAAMADRQREGNPVHTWELARLEEGAGWKQSYSTVEHCMDTDIVTVNQHEPVDLVANLMVWKNIRHVMVEDDENRLVGMVSQRKLLSLIGTYHPEERDDPMPVSDIMQHDPVTVTPETPTVDAIAVMRENGWACMPVVKDDHLVGVLTESQLMRIAGELLEQKLRE from the coding sequence ATGGGCGAGCAGGACGTACGTGAGCAGTCGAAGGCCGAGGAGATACGGGTCTTTCTACGGCACCTCCTGAAAGATGTCCGCGCATTCGAAAGAATGCTCGAGGAGGGGCGGTTCGAAACCGGCGTGCGGCGAATCGGCGCCGAACAGGAGCTCTTTCTGGTCGACTCCCTCTGGCGGCCCGCGCCGATTGCAACCGAGGTTCTGGAGGCCGTGAAAGACCCTCACTTCACGACGGAACTGGCCCGGTTCAACCTCGAGTTCAACCTCGATCCACACGTGTTCGGTGGCTCCTGCCTGCGCGACATGGAGTGGCAGCTTGGAGAGCTGTTGGGCAGGGTGCGTGAGGCCGCGCGGAGCTGCGGTGGCGACGTCGTGATGACGGGCATCCTCCCGACCCTCAAGAAGACCGATCTCGAGTTCATCAACATGACTCCCAACCCGCGCTACTACGCACTCAACGATGCGATGAACCGTCTCCGAGGGGGCGCCTACGAGTTCTACCTCCAGGGGCTTGACGAGCTTCACCTGCACCACGACTCGATCCTGGTCGAGGCCGCCAACACCAGCTTCCAGGTACATTTCCAGGTCTCGCCGGATGAGTTCGCGAAACTTTACAACGCCGCCCAGGCGGTTGCGGGCCCTCTGCTCGCGGCGTGCGCCAACTCGCCGATGCTGTTCGGCAAACGGCTTTGGGCCGAAACCCGCATCGGCCTCTTCCAGCAGTCGATCGACACCCGGCGAACCACGCCGCACCTGCGCGAGCAGACACCTCGCGTGAGCTTCGGCCGCCATTGGGTCGAGTCGTCGGCGCTGGAGATTTTTCAGGAGGACATCACCCGCTTCCGTGCCCTCATTTCGACGGACATCGAAGACGATCCGTTCGAGGAGCTCGAGAGCGGACGTGCGCCGAGCCTGAAGGCCCTGCGCCTGCACAACAGCACCGTCTATCGGTGGAACCGTGTTTGCTACGGCATATCGGACGGCAAGCCTCACCTGAGAATCGAAAACCGGATTTTGCCGGCCGGTCCCACGCCACGCGACGAAATTTCGAATGCAGCCTTTTGGTTCGGCCTCATCAGCGGCGTCCTCGAGCGCTACGGAAATATCTCTGAGCACATGTCGTTCGACGACGCCCGAAGCAATTTCCTGGCCGCCGCCAGGCACGGCATCGACTCTCAGTTGGCGTGGTGCGGCAGGGACCCTGCGCCGGTCGACGATCTGCTTCTCGAGGAGTTCCTGCCGATGGCCCGTGAAGGCCTCGAAACCGCGGGACTCGACTCCGAGAACATCGAGCTCTACCTCGGCGTGATCGAAGAGCGGGTCGGTGCGAGATGCACCGGCTCCCAGTGGCAGCTGCAATCGATGGCCGATCTTACCGATCAGGGGCCGATGGCGGAACGTCTGTCGGCGATCACTGCGGCGATGGCGGATCGGCAGCGCGAGGGCAACCCGGTTCACACATGGGAGCTTGCTCGTCTCGAAGAGGGTGCGGGATGGAAGCAGAGCTATTCGACGGTCGAGCACTGCATGGACACCGATATCGTCACCGTCAACCAACACGAGCCAGTCGATCTCGTCGCGAACCTCATGGTCTGGAAGAACATCCGTCACGTGATGGTAGAAGACGACGAAAATCGACTGGTCGGAATGGTCTCCCAGCGCAAGCTGCTGAGTCTGATCGGCACCTATCACCCGGAAGAGCGCGACGACCCGATGCCGGTGAGCGACATCATGCAACACGATCCGGTAACCGTAACCCCGGAAACGCCGACAGTGGATGCGATCGCCGTCATGCGCGAAAACGGTTGGGCGTGCATGCCGGTGGTCAAAGACGACCACCTGGTGGGCGTCCTGACCGAGAGCCAGCTGATGCGGATCGCGGGGGAGCTGTTGGAGCAGAAGCTGCGGGAGTAG